From a single Candidatus Poribacteria bacterium genomic region:
- a CDS encoding TonB-dependent receptor: MKKNSILKTFSGRFQKFASFAKVTLLLLVTAYMAVGINFNASAAITGKISGVITAEATNEPLATVTVTLVGTSTTATTNAAGYYVMTNIPPGSYDVKVEITGYAAETVAETKVLAGLTTALDFSLKSAAVQLEGIKVTAVKPLIKKDVTQSTRIIESDDIEAMPRDTVNGILQTLPGVAVLNSTGSTHVRGGRSMEIRYLIDGIPINNPISRSLGLSIGTNSLEQMEVITGGFNAEHGDAQSGIVNLITKVGTNKFSGRIRYRVGQWGTHHGDPLYGPWLDPDNRFRPVAIEPFRGIFFGQPYDYQKPYRGQDVTVAELAEREDDEQVVFTEIFPGVYADRTENPLQPVMDPETGEPQVNPDTGEPIMTRQPYRDADGTVIDYEKKQVTLLDGYVVDLEQYQGLYNDTKEYDLSPSHIGEFALSGPIWGNRLTFAASSQLSRNHSFFPNSNGTSYIFQGKLKFEVTPSIKLTASGLFNRGESHSYGGSLRFWPSAVPVANSSARNTSVRLSHNINSGTFYTLTVGQFHRAGESHQPGKMWDPLEKAFDENAWDPDKSFEQNQEEGRIRNPPQQAYNDTTYFVAGDSNSWGSSEATTSIVRADFASQVTSNHLIQTGIEFLGYDLYNLSTTNYGSSNLYMEYYDVQPQSLSMYLQDKMEYEGMIVNAGLRYDLYNPSGISPADPFDPLELNDDGTIKLDKSTYKVGLPIIKDPVEASTKHMIAPRLGISFPVTDRSKLHFTYGHYYQIPRGDDLYENLSFDMRGAIRRRGNPDLDPERTIAYEVGIIRQFTDDLTIDLTGFTKDIDKLVNSVHVDITNDYSYFLNDEFEGMIHGIYGRVQGFELTIRKWRAGGSPVSGMLSYTYSVAKGKGSSRNLGYLTYYRQQPDVTESHPLAWDQRHILSGLLDIQLPFDSAVNLIGRYGSGLPYTPNPRAPVKPDINSKRYPPTYNVDALISKRSRIGGLTYTFFADIRNIFNTKNLDDLLDAVTYDRYGIPLDSQKHAHPLSWSSPRLIMMGVSLDF, from the coding sequence ATGAAGAAAAATAGTATCTTAAAAACTTTTAGCGGCAGGTTTCAAAAATTTGCAAGTTTCGCTAAAGTAACACTTCTCTTACTCGTTACAGCATATATGGCGGTAGGAATCAACTTCAATGCCTCTGCTGCGATCACTGGAAAAATTTCTGGTGTCATCACTGCTGAAGCGACGAATGAACCGCTGGCGACTGTCACGGTAACACTCGTCGGAACGAGTACCACTGCAACAACCAACGCTGCTGGCTACTACGTTATGACCAACATCCCACCGGGGAGTTATGATGTAAAGGTTGAGATTACCGGTTATGCGGCGGAGACTGTCGCGGAAACGAAAGTACTCGCCGGTCTTACGACGGCATTAGATTTTTCATTGAAGAGTGCTGCGGTGCAACTTGAAGGTATAAAGGTAACGGCTGTTAAGCCGCTGATTAAGAAAGATGTCACGCAGTCGACAAGAATCATTGAATCAGATGATATTGAGGCGATGCCCCGCGACACCGTGAATGGCATTTTACAGACTTTACCTGGCGTTGCCGTGCTAAACTCAACCGGTTCAACCCATGTTCGGGGTGGCAGGTCGATGGAGATTCGGTATCTCATTGACGGTATCCCAATTAATAATCCGATCAGCAGAAGTTTGGGTTTAAGTATCGGCACAAATTCCCTTGAGCAAATGGAAGTCATCACCGGTGGGTTCAATGCCGAACACGGTGATGCGCAATCCGGTATCGTTAATCTCATCACGAAGGTCGGAACAAATAAATTCTCTGGTAGAATCCGCTACCGAGTCGGACAGTGGGGGACACACCACGGTGATCCGTTATACGGTCCGTGGCTCGATCCTGATAACCGATTTCGACCCGTTGCGATTGAACCCTTCAGAGGTATTTTCTTCGGTCAACCCTACGATTATCAGAAGCCATACCGTGGACAGGATGTCACGGTTGCGGAGTTAGCGGAACGCGAGGACGACGAACAGGTAGTCTTTACGGAGATTTTCCCCGGTGTGTATGCAGACAGGACAGAAAACCCGCTCCAGCCCGTGATGGATCCGGAAACGGGTGAACCGCAGGTTAACCCCGATACAGGTGAACCGATTATGACACGCCAACCTTATCGGGATGCCGATGGCACTGTTATTGACTATGAGAAGAAACAGGTTACTTTGTTAGACGGTTACGTCGTCGATCTCGAACAGTATCAGGGATTGTACAACGACACGAAGGAGTACGATCTATCTCCAAGTCATATCGGTGAATTCGCGCTTAGCGGACCGATATGGGGGAATCGGTTGACATTCGCTGCCTCCAGTCAGCTTTCACGAAATCACAGTTTTTTCCCGAATAGCAACGGGACATCATATATCTTCCAAGGGAAACTGAAGTTTGAAGTAACGCCGAGCATCAAACTCACCGCAAGTGGGCTTTTCAATCGCGGCGAAAGTCATTCCTATGGGGGTTCGCTCCGCTTTTGGCCCAGTGCCGTTCCGGTGGCAAATTCAAGTGCGCGGAATACGTCCGTGCGACTCTCACATAATATCAACTCTGGTACTTTCTATACGTTGACAGTTGGACAATTTCATCGTGCTGGTGAGTCGCATCAACCCGGAAAGATGTGGGATCCATTGGAAAAGGCGTTTGATGAAAACGCATGGGATCCCGATAAATCCTTTGAGCAGAATCAGGAAGAAGGCAGGATCCGGAACCCGCCCCAACAGGCGTATAACGATACAACCTATTTCGTTGCAGGTGACAGTAATTCTTGGGGTTCCAGTGAGGCAACGACCTCAATCGTAAGAGCGGATTTTGCCAGCCAAGTTACGTCAAATCACCTGATTCAGACAGGGATTGAGTTCTTGGGATATGATCTCTATAATCTCAGCACAACGAATTACGGAAGCTCCAATCTCTATATGGAGTACTACGATGTCCAGCCGCAATCCTTGAGTATGTATCTCCAAGACAAGATGGAGTATGAAGGCATGATCGTCAACGCCGGTTTACGATATGACCTGTATAATCCGTCTGGTATTTCACCCGCAGACCCGTTTGATCCACTCGAATTGAACGACGATGGCACAATCAAACTCGATAAAAGCACCTATAAAGTTGGACTCCCGATCATCAAAGATCCGGTTGAGGCTTCCACCAAACACATGATTGCGCCACGTCTCGGCATCTCCTTCCCGGTTACCGACCGATCAAAGTTACACTTCACGTACGGGCATTACTACCAGATTCCACGGGGTGATGATCTCTACGAAAATCTCAGTTTTGATATGCGGGGCGCAATCCGAAGAAGAGGGAATCCTGACTTAGATCCAGAGAGAACGATTGCCTATGAAGTCGGGATCATACGACAATTCACCGATGATTTGACGATTGACCTCACCGGGTTCACCAAGGATATTGACAAACTCGTCAATAGTGTGCACGTTGACATTACCAACGATTACAGCTACTTCCTCAATGATGAATTCGAGGGTATGATCCACGGCATCTATGGACGGGTTCAAGGTTTTGAACTCACGATTCGCAAGTGGCGCGCAGGCGGCAGTCCGGTCTCTGGGATGCTCAGTTACACCTATTCCGTCGCGAAGGGAAAAGGTTCCAGCCGAAATCTCGGATACCTCACCTACTACCGGCAGCAGCCTGACGTAACGGAAAGCCATCCACTGGCATGGGATCAACGTCATATCTTGTCTGGACTTTTGGACATCCAATTGCCGTTTGATTCTGCTGTCAATCTTATTGGCAGATATGGCAGTGGTTTGCCCTACACACCAAATCCAAGAGCACCCGTCAAACCCGACATCAACTCGAAGCGGTATCCGCCGACCTATAATGTTGACGCGCTTATCAGTAAACGGAGTCGGATTGGTGGGTTAACCTACACCTTCTTTGCGGACATTCGGAACATCTTCAACACGAAGAATCTCGACGATCTCCTTGATGCAGTGACGTATGACCGATACGGTATCCCACTCGACAGCCAGAAGCATGCACATCCGCTGTCATGGAGTTCACCGCGCTTAATTATGATGGGTGTAAGTTTGGATTTTTAG